The Leishmania panamensis strain MHOM/PA/94/PSC-1 chromosome 32 sequence genome window below encodes:
- a CDS encoding tubulin-tyrosine ligase-like protein (TriTrypDB/GeneDB-style sysID: LpmP.32.3080): MIASVSERRNTRAPASAAPKMNMQYSRMTSVKASSITYGKKEAEKDVLLATSPYSAMSGRGASNGASLSSARRSLVFPGTASLSSPTLRHTSKIARSSSLTGDAAWSSGLCIGSAPERAATAPLQRTKSATSTEKRCKYVVGTMRNCGSIYEEMTKQLLATGRWSHLSVRQCSITKALVVSETQKDLSDTNMHLLLGEKMPCERVIATRRVMSKRYQGHLGKGSRRRHFVYASRFYTSPGLRIPMGSGDDGEVRVVDFVENTRSITLKSSMVTALLKYHNYNWNTLGDYLPMSFKLLPCQSSRDERQQLLATAKNGVRLPNQASKPCMWIVKSSAGCHGDNIEIFPGDYRGILKLLRFIDSQHDNHAWIAQQYVDRPLLYHKRKFDIRCWALLLRDLYEIYVHEELVMRTSSVPYTRESATSKTPIGRLAHITNHCVQETGKMYSLYEESNELWREHLDGLIRYKGTVRAAKLKQEKCTPLCGLRIQEPKHCDAPYPTTSSNDVRESPYPIREMNHNVSTPTPHPVSAHAESTSITLDSHIMPQIHFIIRDSLLAARAHVPDEPAVPPTHTFQVFGYDFLIDEDLKVWLLEINGAPGGPDRLKPALVKDTIELAVAPYFSGTMNLKAKRHNGYVRIYP; this comes from the coding sequence ATGATTGCGTCTGTCAGTGAGAGGCGCAATACCAGAGCGCCAGCTTCCGCTGCTCCCAAGATGAACATGCAATATTCGAGAATGACCTCTGTCAAAGCCTCTTCCATCACCTACgggaaaaaggaggcggAAAAGGATGTCCTGCTGGCAACGTCGCCATACTCTGCGATgagcgggaggggggcatcCAACGGGGCGTCGTTAAGCAGTGCTCGCCGCAGCCTTGTGTTTCCTGGCACCGCGTCCCTATCCTCACCAACACTGCGGCATACGTCTAAGATAGCTCGTTCGTCAAGTTTGACAGGCGATGCCGCCTGGAGCTCGGGTCTGTGCATCGGCTCTGCACCTGAGCGTGCAGCCACCGCACCTTTACAACGGACGAAGTCTGCCACATCTACAGAGAAGCGGTGCAAATACGTAGTGGGAACAATGCGGAACTGCGGCTCCATCTATGAGGAGATGACAAAGCAGCTTCTGGCGACCGGCCGATGGTCGCACCTCTCCGTCCGCCAGTGCTCCATCACGAAAGCCCTTGTCGTCTCTGAAACTCAGAAAGACTTGTCTGACACAAACATGCACCTGCTCCTCGGAGAGAAGATGCCATGTGAACGAGTAATCGCAACCCGACGTGTCATGTCGAAGCGATACCAGGGTCACCTTGGCAAgggcagcaggaggaggcacttTGTCTACGCCTCGCGGTTCTACACGTCCCCGGGACTCCGGATACCGATGGGCAGCGGTGATGACGGCGAGGTGCGCGTGGTCGACTTTGTGGAGAACACGCGAAGCATCACATTAAAGAGCTCAAtggtgacggcgctgctaaAGTACCACAACTACAACTGGAATACCCTTGGCGACTATCTTCCCATGTCCTTTAAGCTGCTACCATGCCAATCAAGCCGtgacgagcggcagcagttgCTCGCGACCGCGAAGAACGGTGTGCGACTGCCTAACCAGGCGAGCAAACCGTGTATGTGGATCGTGAAGAGTTCGGCCGGTTGCCACGGCGACAACATTGAGATTTTCCCTGGTGACTATCGGGGCATTCTGAAGTTGCTGCGCTTCATCGATAGCCAACACGACAATCACGCTTGGATAGCGCAGCAGTACGTGGATCGCCCCCTCCTGTACCACAAGCGCAAGTTCGACATCCGGTGCTGGGCCTTGCTCCTTCGCGATCTGTACGAGATCTACGTGCACGAGGAGTTGGTgatgcgcaccagcagcgtgCCGTACACTCGCGAAAGCGCGACGTCCAAGACCCCCATTGGCCGCCTCGCGCACATCACAAACCACTGCGTGCAGGAAACGGGCAAGATGTACTCGTTGTACGAGGAGAGCAACGAGCTATGGCGGGAGCACCTGGATGGACTCATACGCTACAAGGGAACGGTGAGAGCTGCAAAGCTGAAGCAGGAAAAGTGCACCCCTCTCTGTGGTCTGAGGATACAGGAGCCAAAACACTGCGACGCTCCTTACCCGACAACGTCCTCAAATGATGTGAGAGAGTCTCCGTACCCCATTCGCGAGATGAACCACAACGTCAGTACACCTACCCCACACCCCGTAAGTGCCCATGCTGAGTCAACCTCGATCACGCTTGACAGTCATATCATGCCGCAGATCCACTTTATTATTCGCGACTCGCTGCTGGCTGCACGGGCGCATGTGCCCGATGAGCCGGCCGTTCCCCCTACCCACACATTTCAGGTCTTTGGGTACGATTTTCTCATCGACGAGGACCTCAAAGTGTGGCTCCTGGAGATCAACGGCGCACCAGGCGGCCCTGACCGCCTGAAGCCTGCGCTAGTGAAGGATACGATTGAGCTGGCAGTGGCCCCGTACTTTTCAGGAACGATGAACCTGAAAGCAAAGCGACACAACGGCTATGTGCGTATCTATCCTTGA
- a CDS encoding hypothetical protein (TriTrypDB/GeneDB-style sysID: LpmP.32.3070): MRIRDIIIIGVAFVCIIICWSQEGSLNFQRGFMIPIVDNKFTETIMPKPILVDPDGSGSRILLSSTTVGYLNIYNTQYARRRIDDNFVRLSLSTELNVYAPIVGIGAGYTELNSSIVLCAIVTEDYQLIAISIHTSPPSVLWKSQLVAQRYWTDLTHASISIVPERSWTEDVGMIAVAVKVVDTSGVEMMMYSAFDAKTGARRWGYFSDGGNEMDDVVREANSEMTQADGRAPELRLLTHEGEGKDGANLHDYLQGRKYEQPWTTFRESVMAAMPHRYAHVWDAQLYPHVFYRAKAKRKARPSRGKAKRRATFRYNDQVVHMATEDDGNLGDKLSALRLSLKQPTQTSLAENATRQRRRLSNVFVFHGEQGVEVVHMYTGNIVTNVMPLRADGTYYDDINDDLVLESLSTQIGPRSIVFAKRGIDLSYDCLGMIETGVPLSADELFNATVCNTQGLFGNLDLIHHFVDGDIRGEEAPRALNTLELLGSRNVASAMTRATPPLILQVQQNMGGGLQQVERYAAFMIDTGLVTCIDPSRRRVLWRAQTGGRFAPSPSDDMAEARKIRYQVNSDVRPFPQMVPYSLLQKNRETDVTFVGGGGESFRRVDTYVLAMGDTEFSIIKTKNGKVTRSISLSEPPVAPVLVVDFNGDGTNDLIVVSKYHIFGFVGSSRASSETMAALMLLLVGLLGILFAVREKKIAEEGQDDYTLPVHTGDKVQRKKTFKRSTD; encoded by the coding sequence ATGAGAATCCGAGACATCATCATTATTGGTGTTGCCTTCGTGTGCATCATCATCTGTTGGTCACAGGAAGGCTCACTCAACTTTCAGCGGGGGTTTATGATTCCTATTGTAGACAATAAGTTCACGGAGACGATCATGCCGAAGCCGATTCTGGTGGACCCAGACGGCTCAGGGTCCCGAATTCTCCTGAGTTCTACCACTGTTGGTTACCTGAACATCTACAACACCCAGTACGCGCGCCGTCGCATCGATGACAACTTTGTGCGCCTCAGTCTTTCTACAGAGCTGAATGTGTACGCCCCCATCGTCGGGATCGGCGCCGGCTACACAGAGTTGAACAGCAGCATTGTGCTGTGCGCCATCGTCACGGAAGACTACCAGCTCATAGCAATCTCTATTCACACTTCCCCGCCCAGTGTACTGTGGAAGTCCCAGCTCGTGGCGCAACGGTACTGGACCGATCTTACTCATGCCTCTATCTCTATTGTTCCAGAGCGCAGCTGGACTGAAGATGTCGGCATGATTGCTGTTGCCGTCAAGGTTGTGGACACGTCAGGTGTAGAGATGATGATGTACTCCGCGTTTGACGCCAAAACAGGCGCGCGGCGCTGGGGGTACTTCTCTGACGGAGGCAACGAAATGGACGATGTAGTGCGGGAGGCAAATAGTGAAATGACACAGGCAGATGGCAGGGCTCCAGAGTTGCGCTTGCTTACCCACGAAGGTGAGGGCAAGGATGGTGCCAATCTGCACGATTACTTGCAAGGGAGGAAGTACGAGCAGCCGTGGACCACATTCCGTGAGTCTGTGATGGCCGCCATGCCGCATCGCTACGCCCACGTGTGGGATGCTCAGCTGTACCCGCACGTCTTCTATCGAGCGAAGGCAAAGCGGAAGGCGCGCCCTAGTCGCGGTAAGGCAAAGCGACGGGCCACGTTTCGGTACAACGACCAGGTGGTGCACATGGCGACGGAAGATGACGGCAATCTGGGCGACAAGCTGTCAGCGCTGAGACTGTCACTGAAGCAACCCACTCAAACCTCCCTCGCCGAAAATGCAactcggcagcgccgtcgcctgtCGAACGTTTTTGTGTTTCATGGCGAGCAGGGTGTAGAGGTGGTTCACATGTACACAGGAAACATAGTGACAAATGTGATGCCGCTGAGGGCTGATGGAACGTACTACGATGACATAAACGACGATTTGGTGCTCGAGTCCCTCAGTACCCAGATAGGCCCCCGTTCCATCGTGTTCGCCAAGCGCGGGATTGACCTGTCGTATGACTGTCTCGGCATGATTGAGACTGGAGTGCCGTTGTCTGCAGATGAGCTCTTCAATGCTACCGTGTGCAATACGCAGGGCCTTTTTGGCAACCTCGACCTCATTCACCACTTCGTTGACGGCGACATCcgtggcgaggaggcaccCCGTGCGCTCAATACACTCGAGCTGCTGGGCAGCCGCAACGTTGCCTCTGCCATGACGCGCGCAACCCCGCCTCTGATTCTGCAGGTCCAGCAAAACATGGGCGGTGGTCTGCAGCAGGTAGAGCGCTACGCTGCGTTCATGATTGACACCGGCCTTGTAACTTGCATTGATCCATCGCGGAGGCGGGTGCTATGGAGAGCACAGACAGGCGGACGCTTCGCCCCATCTCCATCTGACGAcatggcggaggcgaggAAGATCCGTTATCAGGTGAATAGTGATGTTCGGCCGTTCCCGCAAATGGTGCCGTACTCCCTCTTGCAGAAGAACCGCGAAACCGATGTGACTTTCgtcggtggaggaggggagtcTTTCCGCCGCGTCGACACCTACGTCCTGGCAATGGGCGACACTGAGTTTTCCATAATCAAGACAAAGAACGGCAAGGTCACTCGCTCCATTTCGTTGTCGGAGCCCCCGGTGGCGCCGGTGCTTGTAGTGGACTTCAACGGCGACGGCACAAACGATCTCATTGTAGTCTCGAAGTACCACATTTTTGGCTTTGTGGGGAGCTCCCGAGCGTCGTCCGAAACTATGGCCGCACTGATGCTTTTGCTGGTCGGACTTCTCGGCATTTTGTTTGCTGTGCGGGAAAAGAAAATTGCTGAGGAAGGCCAAGACGATTACACGCTGCCTGTGCACACAGGGGACAAGGTGCAGCGTAAGAAGACTTTCAAGCGATCCACTGACTAA